A window of Lentibacillus sp. Marseille-P4043 contains these coding sequences:
- a CDS encoding carboxypeptidase M32 gives MGDNTKALEKDFHELLQEQNAYREAITLTQWDMRTKIPKKGVGQRSEVVGLLSEKLHQLETSEKMKYITDMLMESTKDEIIRKTAEDCQETYERNKKIPHDEFKEYVMLQSKSEAIWQEAREKADFSLFQPYLEKLVDYNKKFANYWGYKANIYDALLHNYEPGVTTKTLDNVFPKLRKSLSSLVDDINRSNAKPDPTVLTGHFPKQDQRAFTLEVLKQMGYDFDSGRLDETIHPFAIGINLNDVRVTTRYDEEDFRMAVFGTIHEGGHALYEQNISQQLAGTPLATGTSMGIHESQSLFWENFIGRSEAFWQSHYDSFKSFAPQQFHHVPLDDFYRAVNEVKPSFIRIEADELTYPLHIMIRYELEKALINDEISVRDLPHLWNEKMVDYLGIEPPTDREGVLQDIHWAGGDFGYFPSYALGYMYAAQFQHTMAKEMNLDDMIAKGNSDPIRQWLTSHIHQYGKMKKPLEIIQDVTNESLNPDYLVQYLTNKYTDIYKL, from the coding sequence ATGGGAGACAATACAAAAGCTTTAGAGAAAGACTTCCACGAATTACTTCAAGAACAAAATGCATATCGGGAGGCAATTACGCTTACACAATGGGATATGCGCACAAAGATCCCCAAAAAAGGTGTGGGACAGCGCTCAGAGGTAGTAGGGTTACTATCGGAAAAGCTTCATCAATTGGAAACATCTGAAAAAATGAAGTACATTACCGATATGTTAATGGAATCGACCAAAGACGAGATAATTCGAAAAACTGCTGAAGATTGTCAGGAAACATATGAGCGCAATAAAAAAATTCCTCATGATGAATTCAAGGAATATGTGATGCTTCAATCGAAGTCTGAAGCGATATGGCAAGAAGCAAGAGAGAAAGCCGATTTTTCATTGTTTCAACCTTACTTGGAAAAACTCGTGGACTATAATAAAAAGTTTGCTAACTATTGGGGATATAAAGCAAACATCTATGATGCGCTTTTACACAATTATGAGCCTGGGGTTACAACCAAAACATTAGATAACGTGTTTCCCAAACTTCGAAAATCTTTAAGTTCCTTAGTTGATGATATTAATCGAAGTAATGCAAAACCTGATCCTACTGTATTGACAGGGCATTTTCCGAAACAAGATCAACGAGCATTTACATTAGAAGTTCTAAAGCAAATGGGGTATGACTTTGATTCCGGCCGACTTGATGAAACGATTCATCCATTTGCAATTGGAATAAATTTGAATGATGTCCGGGTAACAACGAGGTACGATGAAGAAGATTTCCGTATGGCTGTATTTGGCACGATTCATGAAGGTGGACATGCATTGTATGAGCAAAACATCAGTCAACAACTTGCTGGCACACCTCTAGCCACAGGAACTTCAATGGGAATTCATGAATCACAGTCATTGTTTTGGGAAAATTTTATTGGCCGTAGTGAAGCCTTTTGGCAATCACACTATGATTCATTCAAATCATTTGCACCACAACAGTTTCATCATGTGCCATTGGATGATTTTTATCGTGCCGTAAATGAAGTGAAGCCATCATTCATCCGCATAGAAGCAGATGAATTAACGTATCCTCTTCATATTATGATCAGATATGAACTAGAAAAAGCATTAATCAACGATGAGATAAGCGTTCGTGATTTACCACATTTATGGAATGAAAAAATGGTAGATTATCTAGGAATTGAACCACCAACAGATCGAGAAGGGGTCTTACAGGATATCCATTGGGCTGGAGGAGACTTTGGCTACTTCCCATCCTATGCACTCGGTTATATGTATGCAGCACAATTTCAGCATACCATGGCAAAAGAAATGAACTTAGATGACATGATTGCAAAAGGTAATTCTGATCCCATTAGACAATGGTTAACAAGTCACATTCACCAATATGGAAAAATGAAAAAACCATTGGAAATTATTCAAGATGTCACAAATGAATCATTAAATCCTGATTATTTAGTACAATATTTAACGAATAAATACACGGATATTTATAAGCTATAA
- a CDS encoding HD domain-containing protein, translated as MRKDEQLKKIQTYVMNHFQEDTTGHDFFHMKRVAKTARMIAEQEFADLFICEAAAWLHDIGDHKLFTNPTKALQELDLFLESIGLATSNIKQIKTAMRDVSFSKGAVPTTLEGKIVQDADRIDAIGAIGIARTFAYGGAKGQFIYHDTYKDNTSIQHFYDKLLTLKECMHTKTAKQIACERHKFMETYLEQFFREW; from the coding sequence ATGAGAAAAGATGAACAACTAAAGAAAATACAGACTTATGTAATGAATCACTTTCAAGAGGACACAACTGGACATGATTTTTTTCATATGAAGCGTGTAGCCAAAACAGCAAGGATGATCGCGGAACAAGAATTTGCCGATTTATTCATTTGTGAAGCAGCCGCATGGCTACATGATATTGGCGATCATAAACTTTTTACTAACCCAACAAAAGCCCTTCAAGAATTGGATTTATTTCTCGAATCGATTGGTTTAGCAACCAGCAATATTAAACAGATAAAAACGGCTATGAGAGATGTTTCGTTCAGTAAAGGAGCAGTTCCGACGACATTAGAAGGCAAAATTGTTCAAGATGCAGATCGAATTGATGCAATTGGTGCGATTGGAATTGCCAGAACCTTTGCATATGGAGGAGCAAAAGGCCAGTTTATTTATCATGATACATATAAAGATAACACTTCCATCCAACACTTTTATGATAAATTATTGACATTGAAGGAATGCATGCATACAAAAACAGCAAAACAAATCGCATGTGAGCGACACAAATTTATGGAAACGTATTTAGAGCAGTTCTTTCGTGAATGGTAG
- a CDS encoding type III polyketide synthase — MLDTWRVPSISNLLGKIFHILIQTTQTILKKVNLMTYICSAGVGIPKYEISQQEIKEMVGELFPYTERQLARLLPVFDHAEIVKRQFAVEKDWFKTSHTFQEKNNLYQLHACDYALKAIDHCLTNEQLLTESIPYEAVDMIIFVSSTGIATPSLDTHIFNERPFREDVKRMPLWGLGCAGGAIGLARAYDFLTAHPNKTALVVCAELCSLTFQKDDYKKSNLVGTALFGDGVGAVFMSGKDSIYRQKRRKVLPKLVTTSSFTKKDSLSVMGWDITNNGLEVIFSKSIPNLVQTLWKDHMNAFLKNGNITEKSIHSFIAHPGGKKVLEAMEDTLHISREQLAHSYNVLQNHGNMSSSTVIYVLNEWMKEEEVSLGEYSILSALGPGFSSELLLLEWSE, encoded by the coding sequence TTGCTAGACACGTGGCGAGTGCCTAGTATTTCTAATCTGCTAGGAAAAATTTTTCATATTTTAATTCAAACAACACAAACTATCTTAAAAAAGGTGAATCTGATGACATATATTTGTTCTGCAGGTGTTGGCATTCCAAAGTATGAAATAAGCCAACAAGAAATTAAAGAAATGGTTGGGGAGTTATTTCCATACACCGAAAGACAATTAGCAAGATTGTTACCGGTATTTGATCATGCTGAAATTGTGAAACGACAATTCGCAGTGGAAAAAGATTGGTTTAAGACGAGCCATACTTTTCAAGAAAAAAATAATTTATATCAACTCCATGCTTGCGATTATGCCTTAAAGGCGATTGATCATTGTCTAACAAATGAGCAATTATTAACAGAATCAATCCCGTATGAGGCTGTTGATATGATTATATTTGTATCAAGTACAGGTATCGCCACACCTTCGCTTGATACCCACATTTTTAATGAACGTCCATTTCGTGAAGATGTTAAACGTATGCCATTATGGGGACTTGGTTGTGCTGGGGGTGCCATTGGGTTGGCGCGTGCATATGACTTTCTCACGGCACACCCGAACAAGACAGCACTCGTTGTATGTGCGGAATTGTGTAGTTTAACATTTCAAAAAGATGATTATAAGAAAAGCAACCTAGTTGGGACCGCTTTATTTGGGGATGGAGTAGGAGCCGTTTTTATGAGCGGGAAGGATTCTATCTACCGTCAAAAACGCAGAAAAGTATTACCCAAACTAGTCACCACAAGTTCATTTACAAAAAAAGATAGTCTTTCCGTAATGGGGTGGGACATTACTAACAATGGGTTGGAAGTGATTTTTTCCAAAAGTATTCCGAACCTCGTACAAACACTTTGGAAAGATCATATGAATGCGTTTTTAAAAAATGGAAACATAACCGAGAAGTCCATTCATTCTTTTATTGCGCATCCTGGTGGTAAAAAAGTGCTGGAGGCAATGGAAGATACATTACATATTTCCCGTGAACAATTAGCCCATTCGTATAATGTGTTGCAGAATCATGGAAACATGTCTTCAAGTACAGTCATTTATGTATTAAATGAATGGATGAAAGAGGAAGAAGTTAGTCTAGGGGAATATAGCATTTTATCTGCTTTAGGACCAGGATTTAGCTCAGAACTATTATTATTGGAGTGGAGCGAATGA
- a CDS encoding isoprenylcysteine carboxyl methyltransferase family protein — MTTWMIFLLGAIVCQRLLELMIAKRNEKWMKERGGIEKGKKHYKWFIILHSLFFFTIVFEVELSDIAGKQLNYFLFLIFIATQIGRVWCIRTLGKFWNTKIIVLPGVSLIKKGPYKYIKHPNYLIVLIELFIIPLMLGAYFTAVLFPLLHLGLLRLRIPREEKALTRAT, encoded by the coding sequence ATGACGACATGGATGATTTTTTTATTGGGAGCTATCGTGTGCCAGCGTCTTTTGGAACTAATGATAGCAAAACGAAATGAAAAGTGGATGAAAGAAAGGGGAGGAATTGAGAAAGGGAAAAAACATTATAAATGGTTTATCATTCTCCATAGCTTATTTTTCTTTACGATTGTTTTTGAGGTTGAATTAAGTGATATTGCAGGTAAACAATTAAATTACTTTTTGTTCCTAATCTTTATCGCTACCCAAATTGGCCGAGTGTGGTGTATTCGAACCTTAGGAAAGTTTTGGAATACGAAAATAATCGTATTGCCAGGGGTATCCTTGATTAAGAAAGGTCCGTATAAATATATCAAACATCCAAATTATCTGATTGTGTTAATTGAATTGTTTATCATTCCGCTTATGTTAGGGGCTTATTTTACAGCTGTTTTATTCCCGTTGCTGCATCTAGGTCTCCTGCGATTACGGATACCACGTGAAGAAAAAGCTTTAACGAGGGCAACTTGA
- a CDS encoding DUF2512 family protein produces MSGFIVKLIVCPIGVILASWIFPNVDFAYWYQPIIIGVVLAVIGYFMEVLMLKESTNWLSTGLDFIVTTLVVYYGSMFFTDSAVTFWGAVLTGLLIAVTEIFQHYWLLETGKTEKGPVSD; encoded by the coding sequence TTGTATGTCCAATAGGTGTCATCCTTGCATCGTGGATTTTTCCTAATGTTGATTTTGCTTATTGGTACCAGCCAATCATCATTGGTGTTGTATTAGCAGTTATTGGTTATTTTATGGAAGTTTTAATGCTAAAGGAGAGCACGAACTGGTTAAGTACAGGATTGGATTTTATTGTCACGACACTTGTTGTCTATTACGGTTCCATGTTCTTCACAGATTCAGCTGTCACCTTTTGGGGAGCAGTCTTGACTGGACTTCTCATTGCAGTAACAGAAATATTTCAGCATTACTGGTTATTGGAAACTGGAAAAACAGAAAAAGGACCTGTTAGCGACTAA
- a CDS encoding cold-shock protein, which produces MENGVVKWFNAEKGYGFIQVEDGNDVFVHYSAIQEEGFKSLEEGQEVTFEIVEGERGPQAANVVKK; this is translated from the coding sequence ATGGAAAACGGAGTAGTAAAATGGTTCAACGCAGAAAAAGGTTATGGTTTCATTCAAGTTGAAGACGGAAATGATGTATTTGTTCATTATTCTGCAATTCAAGAAGAAGGCTTCAAATCTTTAGAAGAAGGACAAGAAGTTACTTTTGAAATCGTAGAAGGCGAACGCGGACCTCAAGCTGCTAATGTAGTTAAAAAATAA